One genomic window of Panicum hallii strain FIL2 chromosome 6, PHallii_v3.1, whole genome shotgun sequence includes the following:
- the LOC112897585 gene encoding mediator of RNA polymerase II transcription subunit 14-like isoform X2, which produces MAAELGQQTVELGAMVRLAAEESYLALRELVERSRAEAEAEAQGKEGVRLRSDTEKKIDLLKFVDRTRQRMLRLHVLAKWCQQVPLVNYCRQLASTLSNHETCFTQTADSLFFMHDGLQQARAPIFDVPFATEVLRTGSYRRLPKCIEEIGTQSMLFQDERRPTLKKLNSLVRAKLLETSVPKEISEVAVTDGIANLRVDGEFHVLLTLGYRGHFSLWRLLHMELLVGEKTGPIKLEETRRYALGDDIERRMANTGNPFMILYTVLHELCISLVMDTAIRQANVLRQGRWKDAIKSELISDSSAAQGGNASVQLGQDGELDLSGFRIPGLKLNYWLDENSSGSAEPDLSPFISIEVGKDMQINCLHSSFMLDPLTDKEADLSIDLSCIDVEALILKAIACNRHTRLLEIQRELSKNGQLLQSPTDVVLKREVNEEGLGKKVDGKNFQNSCTNEVLQVRAYGESYIHLGINIRSGRLLLQSSKNILLPSVLLESEEALNKGSLTANEVFVNLRIKSILHLFAATGRFLGLKVFSQSQVTLKIPKSVLYGSDFMVMGFPQCANAYYFLIQLDNNLRPVFHLLETQSDESNSSNADANQVIRFNRIDISCIQTGEDEYNVNLFDTGKALQGIEGGSLRPSGNEKLVPLTPSLSSSFSSLVDEVFEHSTSSSTIENQHLPPSSLTSTHVSSFQVGPEGLCGTACLPELRNSIHSDINTSEVTHDASLNSDLLSSSSGPARISPMPSDCKSGHGLSSLSFLRGHDISHGVLGNISTTKLGGPSRKRFLSEIVLNIPSLQQSRISDGPRKRRKASEIMKDSALSKEYSSGKPLTYGNIFTEENRCVTSAIYASVLCHAIKHCSLCIKYAQLTTQMDSLGIPYAEEAELGTPSSNLWLRLPFLKEDSWKHVCLRLGKTGRMSWDVRITDPYYGSLWKVYGGSTTTEWGIGVRIANTSEIDSHITFDDDGVVLTYHTVEAASVHRLVSDLQRLSNTRAFSCGMRRLIGIKIDDKREEKVTSAETNLHPTTKGSKHRLSEQIRKIFRIEAVGLMSLWFSYVSAPMVHFVVEWEAGNDGCAIHVSPDQLWPHTKFLEDFVNVGEVASFLDSIRLTAGPLLALSIAIRPAKMPVTTTGYSSVPKQNNFRAQGQPANDSSSTTMQNVCAPLSPSGAHPNYHNLQSSVLSATGRGGPGLVPSPSLPFDVTVVLRGPYWIRVIYRKIISVDIRCFSGDQVWLQPATPPKGGPSVGGSLPCPQFRPFIMEHVAQGLNAFEPSYMSARHSGAQLKANANTASGSQQSAPALNRFHGAHGVAISRPTPNVGNQVAPSFTRAGSAMVASSKFASGIAGHPSHLSPGTNLPVHMKGELSSAFTGLGDDGGYGGAWVPLAALKKVLRVILKYLGVLWLFSQFPELLKEILGSVLKENEGALLNLDQEQPALRFFVGGYVFAVSVQRAQLLLQVLNVKRFHHQQQKQQQQAQNPAQEELAISEINEICDYFSRRVACEPYDASRVASFITLLTLPISVLREFISLIAWKKSQSRAHGDIASAQRVRVELCLEKHHVSDSSDHAESSSSSRSNIKHDRANRSVDFGLTFVLDHGLKHHTNIGGAAWLPYCVSVRLRYNFGDNGHVMFLAMEGSHGGKACWLQYEDWERCKLAVVRAMESANGSPAPGETGQGRLRLVAEMIHKQLQLSLQQLRNGPLSAS; this is translated from the exons GTTCCTCTGGTTAATTACTGCCGACAGCTGGCGTCAACGCTCTCTAACCATGAAACATGCTTCACCCAAACAGCAGACTCGCTGTTCTTTATGCATGATGGACTGCAGCAGGCCCGTGCTCCCATTTTTGATGTTCCATTTGCTACAGAAGTCCTACGTACAGGGAGTTACAGGAGATTACCAAAATGCATAGAGGAAATAGGTACCCAGAGTATGCTTTTTCAAGATGAACGAAGGCCTACTTTGAAGAAATTAAACTCCCTTGTACGGGCAAAATTACTTGAAACCTCAGTTCCTAAAGAAATATCTGAGGTTGCAGTGACTGATGGGATAGCCAATCTTCGTGTGGATGGAGAGTTTCATGTTCTTCTTACATTGGGTTACCGTGGACATTTCTCACTTTGGAGGTTATTGCACATGGAATTGCTTGTTGGTGAAAAGACTGGACCTATTAAGCTTGAAGAGACAAGAAGATATGCTTTGGGTGATGATATTGAACGGAGAATGGCTAACACCGGCAATCCCTTCATGATTTTATATACTGTACTACATGAATTGTGCATCTCTCTTGTTATGGATACTGCAATTAGGCAGGCTAATGTTCTACGACAGGGTAGATGGAAAGATGCAATAAAATCTGAACTTATCTCAGATAGTAGTGCAGCGCAAGGTGGGAATGCTTCAGTGCAGCTTGGGCAAGATGGGGAACTTGATCTTAGTGGTTTTAGGATACCTGGTTTGAAGTTGAATTACTGGCTAGATGAAAACAGTAGTGGCTCAGCAGAACCTGATTTATCTCCATTTATCAGTATTGAGGTAGGGAAGGATATGCAGATAAATTGTCTGCACAGCTCATTTATGCTGGATCCGCTTACTGACAAAGAGGCTGATCTTTCTATTGATCTGAGCTGCATTGATGTTGAAGCACTTATTTTGAAAGCAATTGCTTGCAATAGACACACTCGTCTTCTGGAAATCCAAAGGGAGTTGAGCAAAAATGGTCAACTTTTGCAATCACCTACTGATGTTGTCCTGAAAAGAGAAGTTAATGAAGAGGGCTTAGGGAAG AAAGTGGATGGAAAGAACTTTCAAAATTCGTGTACAAATGAAGTACTTCAGGTTAGGGCATATGGAGAATCGTATATTCACCTTGGAATAAATATCAG GAGTGGTCGCCTCCTCCTTCAATCATCGAAAAACATCTTGCTACCTTCTGTGCTGTTAGAATCTGAAGAAGCCCTAAACAAAGGGAGTCTAACAGCAAATGAGGTTTTTGTGAACTTAAGGATCAAGAGCATCCTCCACTTATTTGCTGCAACTGGAAGGTTTCTGGGTCTTAAG GTTTTCTCTCAGTCCCAAGTTACTCTGAAGATTCCTAAGTCAGTGTTATATGGTTCAGATTTTATGGTCATGGGATTTCCTCAGTGCGCAAATGCTTATTATTTCTTGATACAACTTGATAATAACCTTAGGCCTGTTTTTCATTTGCTTGAGACACAGTCTGATGAAAGTAACAGCTCTAATGCTGATGCCAACCAGGTAATAAGGTTTAATAGGATTGACATTAGCTGTATACAAACAGGCGAAGATGAATATAATGTGAACTTATTTGATACTGGGAAGGCGCTACAAGGCATTGAAGGTGGATCACTTAGGCCAAGTGGAAATGAGAAGCTTGTGCCCTTAACACCTTCATTATcgtcttctttttcttctcttgTTGATGAAGTATTTGAGCACAGTACAAGCTCTTCAACCATAGAAAATCAACATTTGCCGCCTTCTAGTTTGACCTCTACTCACGTAAGTTCTTTCCAAGTTGGTCCTGAGGGACTCTGTGGCACAGCTTGCCTGCCTGAGCTCCGAAACTCTATCCATTCAGACATTAATACTTCTGAAGTTACACATGATGCAAGCTTGAACAGTGATCTGCTGAGTAGCAGTTCAGGCCCTGCCAGAATTTCACCCATGCCATCAGACTGTAAGTCTGGTCATGGCCTTAGCTCATTGAGCTTTTTAAGAGGCCATGATATTTCCCATGGAG TTTTGGGAAATATCTCCACTACAAAACTTGGAGGGCCTTCGAGAAAACGATTTCTTTCAGAGATTGTATTGAATATCCCATCATTACAGCAGTCTAGAATAAGCGATGGACCAAGAAAACGAAGAAAAGCGTCAGAGATTATGAAGGATAGTGCTCTTTCTAAGGAATATTCATCTGGAAAACCCCTAACATATGGAAATATATTTACAGAAGAAAATCGTTGTGTTACGTCAGCTATTTATGCTTCTGTACTTTGTCATGCCATAAAGCACTGTTCACTTTGTATCAAGTATGCTCAACTAACTACCCAGATGGATTCTCTTGGCATCCCATATGCAGAAGAAGCAGAGCTGGGGACACCATCCTCTAATCTTTGGTTGCGGTTACCCTTTCTTAAAGAGGATTCATGGAAACATGTATGCTTACGCCTAGGTAAAACTGGACGTATGTCTTGGGATGTTAGGATCACTGATCCATATTATGGTTCACTCTGGAAAGTCTATGGAGGCAGCACTACTACTGAATGGGGTATTGGTGTTCGTATAGCGAACACTTCCGAAATAGATTCACATATCACTTTTGATGATGATGGGGTTGTTTTGACTTATCACACTGTTGAGGCAGCTAGTGTCCACAGGCTTGTCTCAGATTTACAACGACTTTCAAATACCCGTGCATTTTCATGTGGAATGCGGAGATTGATTGGTATAAAAATTGATGACAAGCGAGAAGAAAAAGTGACATCTGCGGAGACGAACTTACACCCCACAACAAAAGGTAGCAAACACAGGCTATCTGAACAGATTAGAAAAATTTTCAGGATTGAAGCTGTTGGTTTGATGAGCTTGTGGTTCAGTTATGTTTCTGCGCCCATGGTCCATTTTGTTGTTGAGTGGGAGGCTGGTAATGATGGTTGCGCAATTCATGTTTCTCCAGATCAACTTTGGCCACACACTAAG TTTTTGGAGGATTTCGTGAATGTGGGTGAGGTAGCATCATTCTTGGACAGCATCAGGCTTACAGCTGGACCTTTGCTTGCCCTTAGTATTGCAATTCGCCCAGCAAAAATGCCTGTGACAACTACTGGTTACAGTTCTGTGCCAAAGCAAAACAACTTCCGGGCACAGGGGCAACCGGCAAATGACTCATCATCAACTACTATGCAAAATGTGTGTGCCCCATTGAGCCCTTCAGGAGCCCATCCTAACTATCACAATCTCCAGAGTTCCGTGCTTTCTGCTACAGGGCGGGGTGGGCCTGGATTAGTTCCTAGTCCGTCATTGCCTTTCGATGTTACTGTTGTGCTTCGTGGTCCATATTGGATACGCGTTATATATCGCAAGATTATCTCTGTTGACATACGCTGCTTTAGTGGGGATCAGGTGTGGCTGCAGCCAGCAACCCCTCCAAAGGGTGGACCTTCGGTTGGTGGATCTTTACCTTGCCCACAATTTCGACCATTCATAATGGAGCATGTTGCTCAGGGTCTAAATGCTTTTGAACCCAGTTATATGAGTGCTAGGCATAGTGGTGCACAATTGAAGGCCAATGCCAATACAGCTTCTGGAAGTCAGCAATCAGCTCCTGCTCTGAACCGCTTTCATGGTGCTCACGGTGTAGCTATTTCTAGGCCAACTCCAAATGTTGGGAACCAGGTGGCACCTAGTTTCACTCGGGCAGGCAGTGCCATGGTGGCTTCTTCAAAGTTTGCTTCAGGAATTGCAGGACACCCTTCACACCTTTCTCCTGGAACAAACCTTCCTGTTCATATGAAGGGTGAGTTGAGCTCAGCTTTTACTGGTCTTGGGGACGATGGTGGCTATGGTGGTGCCTGGGTACCTCTTGCTGCTCTTAAGAAGGTGTTACGAGTCATCCTTAAATACCTTGGAGTTCTATGGTTGTTCTCACAGTTTCCTGAACTTCTGAAAGAGATACTAGGGTCAGTTTTGAAAGAGAATGAAGGAGCACTTTTAAATTTGGATCAGGAGCAGCCAGCACTGCGTTTTTTTGTGGG TGGTTATGTATTTGCAGTTAGTGTTCAACGAGCTCAACTGCTTCTTCAAGTTCTTAATGTAAAACGATTTCACCATCAACAACAgaaacagcagcagcaagctcagaaTCCTGCTCAGGAAGAGCTAGCAATATCTGAGATAAATGAAATATGTGACTATTTCAGCAGGCGTGTCGCCTGTGAACCATATGATGCTTCTAGGGTTGCTTCTTTTATCACTTTGCTTACATTACCCATTTCAGTTCTTCGAGAATTCATAAGTCTAATTGCGTGGAAGAAAAGTCAGTCCCGGGCTCATGGGGACATTGCCAGTGCACAGAGAGTTCGGGTTGAACTCTGCTTGGAGAAGCACCATGTATCAGATTCGAGTGACCACGCTGAGAGTTCATCTTCATCAAGGAGCAACATTAAGCATGACAGAGCCAACCGTTCAGTGGATTTTGGCCTGACTTTTGTACTCGACCATGGTCTTAAACATCATACAAACATTGGTGGAGCTGCTTGGTTACCGTATTGTGTGTCTGTTAGACTGAGGTACAACTTTGGGGACAATGGACATGTCATGTTCCTTGCAATGGAGGGGAGCCACGGGGGCAAAGCTTGCTGGTTGCAGTATGAAGACTGGGAAAGATGCAAGCTAGCAGTTGTCAGGGCCATGGAGTCTGCAAATGGGTCTCCCGCACCTGGAGAGACAGGCCAGGGGAGATTGCGACTGGTGGCTGAGATGATCCATAAACAACTACAACTTTCACTACAACAGCTAAGAAATGGCCCTCTCTCTGCCAGTTGA
- the LOC112897585 gene encoding mediator of RNA polymerase II transcription subunit 14-like isoform X1 → MAAELGQQTVELGAMVRLAAEESYLALRELVERSRAEAEAEAQGKEGVRLRSDTEKKIDLLKFVDRTRQRMLRLHVLAKWCQQVPLVNYCRQLASTLSNHETCFTQTADSLFFMHDGLQQARAPIFDVPFATEVLRTGSYRRLPKCIEEIGTQSMLFQDERRPTLKKLNSLVRAKLLETSVPKEISEVAVTDGIANLRVDGEFHVLLTLGYRGHFSLWRLLHMELLVGEKTGPIKLEETRRYALGDDIERRMANTGNPFMILYTVLHELCISLVMDTAIRQANVLRQGRWKDAIKSELISDSSAAQGGNASVQLGQDGELDLSGFRIPGLKLNYWLDENSSGSAEPDLSPFISIEVGKDMQINCLHSSFMLDPLTDKEADLSIDLSCIDVEALILKAIACNRHTRLLEIQRELSKNGQLLQSPTDVVLKREVNEEGLGKKVDGKNFQNSCTNEVLQVRAYGESYIHLGINIRSGRLLLQSSKNILLPSVLLESEEALNKGSLTANEVFVNLRIKSILHLFAATGRFLGLKVFSQSQVTLKIPKSVLYGSDFMVMGFPQCANAYYFLIQLDNNLRPVFHLLETQSDESNSSNADANQVIRFNRIDISCIQTGEDEYNVNLFDTGKALQGIEGGSLRPSGNEKLVPLTPSLSSSFSSLVDEVFEHSTSSSTIENQHLPPSSLTSTHVSSFQVGPEGLCGTACLPELRNSIHSDINTSEVTHDASLNSDLLSSSSGPARISPMPSDCKSGHGLSSLSFLRGHDISHGGKSLQLVSSDGQRVLGNISTTKLGGPSRKRFLSEIVLNIPSLQQSRISDGPRKRRKASEIMKDSALSKEYSSGKPLTYGNIFTEENRCVTSAIYASVLCHAIKHCSLCIKYAQLTTQMDSLGIPYAEEAELGTPSSNLWLRLPFLKEDSWKHVCLRLGKTGRMSWDVRITDPYYGSLWKVYGGSTTTEWGIGVRIANTSEIDSHITFDDDGVVLTYHTVEAASVHRLVSDLQRLSNTRAFSCGMRRLIGIKIDDKREEKVTSAETNLHPTTKGSKHRLSEQIRKIFRIEAVGLMSLWFSYVSAPMVHFVVEWEAGNDGCAIHVSPDQLWPHTKFLEDFVNVGEVASFLDSIRLTAGPLLALSIAIRPAKMPVTTTGYSSVPKQNNFRAQGQPANDSSSTTMQNVCAPLSPSGAHPNYHNLQSSVLSATGRGGPGLVPSPSLPFDVTVVLRGPYWIRVIYRKIISVDIRCFSGDQVWLQPATPPKGGPSVGGSLPCPQFRPFIMEHVAQGLNAFEPSYMSARHSGAQLKANANTASGSQQSAPALNRFHGAHGVAISRPTPNVGNQVAPSFTRAGSAMVASSKFASGIAGHPSHLSPGTNLPVHMKGELSSAFTGLGDDGGYGGAWVPLAALKKVLRVILKYLGVLWLFSQFPELLKEILGSVLKENEGALLNLDQEQPALRFFVGGYVFAVSVQRAQLLLQVLNVKRFHHQQQKQQQQAQNPAQEELAISEINEICDYFSRRVACEPYDASRVASFITLLTLPISVLREFISLIAWKKSQSRAHGDIASAQRVRVELCLEKHHVSDSSDHAESSSSSRSNIKHDRANRSVDFGLTFVLDHGLKHHTNIGGAAWLPYCVSVRLRYNFGDNGHVMFLAMEGSHGGKACWLQYEDWERCKLAVVRAMESANGSPAPGETGQGRLRLVAEMIHKQLQLSLQQLRNGPLSAS, encoded by the exons GTTCCTCTGGTTAATTACTGCCGACAGCTGGCGTCAACGCTCTCTAACCATGAAACATGCTTCACCCAAACAGCAGACTCGCTGTTCTTTATGCATGATGGACTGCAGCAGGCCCGTGCTCCCATTTTTGATGTTCCATTTGCTACAGAAGTCCTACGTACAGGGAGTTACAGGAGATTACCAAAATGCATAGAGGAAATAGGTACCCAGAGTATGCTTTTTCAAGATGAACGAAGGCCTACTTTGAAGAAATTAAACTCCCTTGTACGGGCAAAATTACTTGAAACCTCAGTTCCTAAAGAAATATCTGAGGTTGCAGTGACTGATGGGATAGCCAATCTTCGTGTGGATGGAGAGTTTCATGTTCTTCTTACATTGGGTTACCGTGGACATTTCTCACTTTGGAGGTTATTGCACATGGAATTGCTTGTTGGTGAAAAGACTGGACCTATTAAGCTTGAAGAGACAAGAAGATATGCTTTGGGTGATGATATTGAACGGAGAATGGCTAACACCGGCAATCCCTTCATGATTTTATATACTGTACTACATGAATTGTGCATCTCTCTTGTTATGGATACTGCAATTAGGCAGGCTAATGTTCTACGACAGGGTAGATGGAAAGATGCAATAAAATCTGAACTTATCTCAGATAGTAGTGCAGCGCAAGGTGGGAATGCTTCAGTGCAGCTTGGGCAAGATGGGGAACTTGATCTTAGTGGTTTTAGGATACCTGGTTTGAAGTTGAATTACTGGCTAGATGAAAACAGTAGTGGCTCAGCAGAACCTGATTTATCTCCATTTATCAGTATTGAGGTAGGGAAGGATATGCAGATAAATTGTCTGCACAGCTCATTTATGCTGGATCCGCTTACTGACAAAGAGGCTGATCTTTCTATTGATCTGAGCTGCATTGATGTTGAAGCACTTATTTTGAAAGCAATTGCTTGCAATAGACACACTCGTCTTCTGGAAATCCAAAGGGAGTTGAGCAAAAATGGTCAACTTTTGCAATCACCTACTGATGTTGTCCTGAAAAGAGAAGTTAATGAAGAGGGCTTAGGGAAG AAAGTGGATGGAAAGAACTTTCAAAATTCGTGTACAAATGAAGTACTTCAGGTTAGGGCATATGGAGAATCGTATATTCACCTTGGAATAAATATCAG GAGTGGTCGCCTCCTCCTTCAATCATCGAAAAACATCTTGCTACCTTCTGTGCTGTTAGAATCTGAAGAAGCCCTAAACAAAGGGAGTCTAACAGCAAATGAGGTTTTTGTGAACTTAAGGATCAAGAGCATCCTCCACTTATTTGCTGCAACTGGAAGGTTTCTGGGTCTTAAG GTTTTCTCTCAGTCCCAAGTTACTCTGAAGATTCCTAAGTCAGTGTTATATGGTTCAGATTTTATGGTCATGGGATTTCCTCAGTGCGCAAATGCTTATTATTTCTTGATACAACTTGATAATAACCTTAGGCCTGTTTTTCATTTGCTTGAGACACAGTCTGATGAAAGTAACAGCTCTAATGCTGATGCCAACCAGGTAATAAGGTTTAATAGGATTGACATTAGCTGTATACAAACAGGCGAAGATGAATATAATGTGAACTTATTTGATACTGGGAAGGCGCTACAAGGCATTGAAGGTGGATCACTTAGGCCAAGTGGAAATGAGAAGCTTGTGCCCTTAACACCTTCATTATcgtcttctttttcttctcttgTTGATGAAGTATTTGAGCACAGTACAAGCTCTTCAACCATAGAAAATCAACATTTGCCGCCTTCTAGTTTGACCTCTACTCACGTAAGTTCTTTCCAAGTTGGTCCTGAGGGACTCTGTGGCACAGCTTGCCTGCCTGAGCTCCGAAACTCTATCCATTCAGACATTAATACTTCTGAAGTTACACATGATGCAAGCTTGAACAGTGATCTGCTGAGTAGCAGTTCAGGCCCTGCCAGAATTTCACCCATGCCATCAGACTGTAAGTCTGGTCATGGCCTTAGCTCATTGAGCTTTTTAAGAGGCCATGATATTTCCCATGGAGGTAAATCTCTTCAACTTGTTTCTTCAGATGGTCAAAGAG TTTTGGGAAATATCTCCACTACAAAACTTGGAGGGCCTTCGAGAAAACGATTTCTTTCAGAGATTGTATTGAATATCCCATCATTACAGCAGTCTAGAATAAGCGATGGACCAAGAAAACGAAGAAAAGCGTCAGAGATTATGAAGGATAGTGCTCTTTCTAAGGAATATTCATCTGGAAAACCCCTAACATATGGAAATATATTTACAGAAGAAAATCGTTGTGTTACGTCAGCTATTTATGCTTCTGTACTTTGTCATGCCATAAAGCACTGTTCACTTTGTATCAAGTATGCTCAACTAACTACCCAGATGGATTCTCTTGGCATCCCATATGCAGAAGAAGCAGAGCTGGGGACACCATCCTCTAATCTTTGGTTGCGGTTACCCTTTCTTAAAGAGGATTCATGGAAACATGTATGCTTACGCCTAGGTAAAACTGGACGTATGTCTTGGGATGTTAGGATCACTGATCCATATTATGGTTCACTCTGGAAAGTCTATGGAGGCAGCACTACTACTGAATGGGGTATTGGTGTTCGTATAGCGAACACTTCCGAAATAGATTCACATATCACTTTTGATGATGATGGGGTTGTTTTGACTTATCACACTGTTGAGGCAGCTAGTGTCCACAGGCTTGTCTCAGATTTACAACGACTTTCAAATACCCGTGCATTTTCATGTGGAATGCGGAGATTGATTGGTATAAAAATTGATGACAAGCGAGAAGAAAAAGTGACATCTGCGGAGACGAACTTACACCCCACAACAAAAGGTAGCAAACACAGGCTATCTGAACAGATTAGAAAAATTTTCAGGATTGAAGCTGTTGGTTTGATGAGCTTGTGGTTCAGTTATGTTTCTGCGCCCATGGTCCATTTTGTTGTTGAGTGGGAGGCTGGTAATGATGGTTGCGCAATTCATGTTTCTCCAGATCAACTTTGGCCACACACTAAG TTTTTGGAGGATTTCGTGAATGTGGGTGAGGTAGCATCATTCTTGGACAGCATCAGGCTTACAGCTGGACCTTTGCTTGCCCTTAGTATTGCAATTCGCCCAGCAAAAATGCCTGTGACAACTACTGGTTACAGTTCTGTGCCAAAGCAAAACAACTTCCGGGCACAGGGGCAACCGGCAAATGACTCATCATCAACTACTATGCAAAATGTGTGTGCCCCATTGAGCCCTTCAGGAGCCCATCCTAACTATCACAATCTCCAGAGTTCCGTGCTTTCTGCTACAGGGCGGGGTGGGCCTGGATTAGTTCCTAGTCCGTCATTGCCTTTCGATGTTACTGTTGTGCTTCGTGGTCCATATTGGATACGCGTTATATATCGCAAGATTATCTCTGTTGACATACGCTGCTTTAGTGGGGATCAGGTGTGGCTGCAGCCAGCAACCCCTCCAAAGGGTGGACCTTCGGTTGGTGGATCTTTACCTTGCCCACAATTTCGACCATTCATAATGGAGCATGTTGCTCAGGGTCTAAATGCTTTTGAACCCAGTTATATGAGTGCTAGGCATAGTGGTGCACAATTGAAGGCCAATGCCAATACAGCTTCTGGAAGTCAGCAATCAGCTCCTGCTCTGAACCGCTTTCATGGTGCTCACGGTGTAGCTATTTCTAGGCCAACTCCAAATGTTGGGAACCAGGTGGCACCTAGTTTCACTCGGGCAGGCAGTGCCATGGTGGCTTCTTCAAAGTTTGCTTCAGGAATTGCAGGACACCCTTCACACCTTTCTCCTGGAACAAACCTTCCTGTTCATATGAAGGGTGAGTTGAGCTCAGCTTTTACTGGTCTTGGGGACGATGGTGGCTATGGTGGTGCCTGGGTACCTCTTGCTGCTCTTAAGAAGGTGTTACGAGTCATCCTTAAATACCTTGGAGTTCTATGGTTGTTCTCACAGTTTCCTGAACTTCTGAAAGAGATACTAGGGTCAGTTTTGAAAGAGAATGAAGGAGCACTTTTAAATTTGGATCAGGAGCAGCCAGCACTGCGTTTTTTTGTGGG TGGTTATGTATTTGCAGTTAGTGTTCAACGAGCTCAACTGCTTCTTCAAGTTCTTAATGTAAAACGATTTCACCATCAACAACAgaaacagcagcagcaagctcagaaTCCTGCTCAGGAAGAGCTAGCAATATCTGAGATAAATGAAATATGTGACTATTTCAGCAGGCGTGTCGCCTGTGAACCATATGATGCTTCTAGGGTTGCTTCTTTTATCACTTTGCTTACATTACCCATTTCAGTTCTTCGAGAATTCATAAGTCTAATTGCGTGGAAGAAAAGTCAGTCCCGGGCTCATGGGGACATTGCCAGTGCACAGAGAGTTCGGGTTGAACTCTGCTTGGAGAAGCACCATGTATCAGATTCGAGTGACCACGCTGAGAGTTCATCTTCATCAAGGAGCAACATTAAGCATGACAGAGCCAACCGTTCAGTGGATTTTGGCCTGACTTTTGTACTCGACCATGGTCTTAAACATCATACAAACATTGGTGGAGCTGCTTGGTTACCGTATTGTGTGTCTGTTAGACTGAGGTACAACTTTGGGGACAATGGACATGTCATGTTCCTTGCAATGGAGGGGAGCCACGGGGGCAAAGCTTGCTGGTTGCAGTATGAAGACTGGGAAAGATGCAAGCTAGCAGTTGTCAGGGCCATGGAGTCTGCAAATGGGTCTCCCGCACCTGGAGAGACAGGCCAGGGGAGATTGCGACTGGTGGCTGAGATGATCCATAAACAACTACAACTTTCACTACAACAGCTAAGAAATGGCCCTCTCTCTGCCAGTTGA